In Apium graveolens cultivar Ventura chromosome 10, ASM990537v1, whole genome shotgun sequence, the following are encoded in one genomic region:
- the LOC141693531 gene encoding osmotin-like protein, with translation MASFYPLLFLFLFIALSAASSILTVVNNCPFPVWPAIQPNSGHILLQGGGFFLPALSHRSFPAPTAHWSGRLWARTHCYTHGSHFSCATGDCGTGKVECSGRGGAPPATLAQFSLHHGHNDLFSYAVSLVDGYNVPMTVTPHEGHGVCPVVGCKPDLLPTCPSPLQVKGSSGHVIGCKSACEAFGKDEFCCRNHYNSPQTCKPTSYSQYFKKACPSTFTYAHDSPSLMHDCSSPHELKVIFCH, from the coding sequence atgGCTTCATTTTACCCACTCCTCTTCCTTTTCCTCTTCATAGCTCTCTCTGCTGCTTCCTCTATTCTCACTGTTGTCAACAACTGCCCATTCCCTGTTTGGCCAGCTATCCAACCCAACTCCGGCCACATCCTCCTCCAAGGCGGAGGCTTCTTCCTCCCTGCCCTCTCCCACCGCTCTTTCCCTGCACCCACAGCTCATTGGTCTGGCCGTTTGTGGGCTCGTACTCACTGCTACACTCACGGCAGCCACTTTTCCTGTGCCACCGGTGACTGCGGCACAGGAAAAGTGGAATGCAGTGGCCGTGGCGGGGCTCCACCTGCCACTTTGGCCCAGTTCTCGCTCCATCACGGCCATAACGACCTGTTCTCGTATGCGGTCAGTCTAGTTGACGGGTACAATGTTCCGATGACAGTTACACCCCATGAGGGGCACGGAGTTTGCCCCGTAGTGGGTTGTAAACCGGATCTTTTACCCACGTGTCCCTCGCCCTTACAAGTGAAGGGGTCTTCGGGACACGTGATTGGATGTAAAAGTGCGTGTGAGGCGTTTGGGAAAGACGAGTTCTGTTGTAGGAATCACTACAATAGTCCACAAACATGTAAGCCAACAAGCTACTCTCAGTATTTCAAGAAGGCATGTCCGTCCACATTTACATATGCGCATGACAGTCCTTCGCTTATGCATGACTGCTCTTCTCCACATGAGCTCAAAGTCATCTTCTGTCACTAA
- the LOC141693532 gene encoding extra-large guanine nucleotide-binding protein 1-like: MRFQPLNPDGGYSLIEGEDGEDSDCSVSLSKYGLEELKGGDGNEVGILLQEESDHFEEEDLSKCLCPHLVIGHPIMQNASNGNTKILVNNREITKPELWVMQWAGIQCEGQPHFWCSADGSFQEVG, translated from the exons ATGAGATTTCAACCCCTAAACCCTGATGGAGGTTATAGTTTGATTGAAGGGGAGGATGGAGAGGACTCAGATTGTTCTGTTTCTCTATCGAAATATGGATTAGAGGAACTAAAAGGAGGAGATGGTAATGAAGTTGGAATACTTTTGCAAGAAGAAAGTGATCATTTTGAGGAGGAAGATTTAAGTAAG TGCCTCTGTCCTCACCTGGTTATTGGCCATCCCATCATGCAAAATGCGAGCAATGGAAACACAAAGATCTTGGTCAACAATCGGGAGATAACTAAACCAGAACTCTGGGTGATGCAG TGGGCAGGAATCCAATGTGAAGGACAACCACACTTTTGGTGTAGTGCCGATGGTTCATTCCAGGAAGTGGGATAG